In a genomic window of Aggregatimonas sangjinii:
- a CDS encoding anaerobic C4-dicarboxylate transporter, which translates to MIWIELLVVLFFIFLGSKMGGIGIGYAGGAGVVVLTLIFGLDAGSVPVDVILIIMAVISAIAAMQKAGGLDYLVHLSESLLRKNPKRVTFLGPTVTYFMTLFAGTGHTAYAALPVIVEVSKEGNVRPSKPLSISVVASQIAITASPISAAVVIFASFLEPLGVSYLQLLAVAIPSTILACVVGAIVANKLGKPLDQDPVYQERLKAGLVKEKSTETHKDTKEAKRSVGIFLVAIAIIVTYATLISKKVGLIENPTIPRNEAIMAVMLLAATVIALICKLKMADIPSMSTFKSGMSAAICVLGVAWLGDTFVSNHIEEIKEAAGGMLNQYSWLLAVVLFFASMLLYSQAATTTALMPAALALGVSPIAAIASFAAVSALFVLPTYPTLLAAVEMDDTGTTKIGKYVFNHSFIVPGTVTIASSVIFGFLIGSIVL; encoded by the coding sequence ATGATTTGGATAGAATTACTCGTCGTTCTCTTTTTTATTTTCCTCGGGTCAAAAATGGGAGGCATCGGTATAGGCTACGCTGGTGGTGCCGGTGTAGTGGTATTGACTTTAATTTTTGGGTTGGATGCCGGTTCGGTTCCTGTAGACGTCATTCTCATTATAATGGCGGTTATCTCTGCCATAGCCGCGATGCAAAAAGCTGGTGGTTTGGATTACCTGGTGCACCTCTCTGAATCATTACTTCGCAAAAATCCAAAGCGTGTAACTTTTTTAGGGCCTACCGTTACCTATTTCATGACCTTGTTTGCAGGTACAGGGCATACCGCCTATGCCGCCTTACCAGTCATTGTTGAAGTTTCGAAAGAAGGAAATGTAAGACCATCAAAACCCTTAAGTATTTCAGTAGTGGCTTCGCAAATTGCCATAACTGCTTCGCCTATTTCAGCTGCGGTAGTGATTTTTGCAAGTTTTTTGGAACCGCTCGGGGTTTCGTACCTACAACTGTTGGCCGTAGCAATTCCTTCTACGATTTTAGCCTGTGTGGTAGGGGCTATTGTCGCAAATAAATTAGGGAAACCACTTGACCAGGACCCTGTCTATCAAGAACGTTTAAAAGCCGGTTTGGTAAAGGAAAAAAGCACTGAAACGCATAAAGACACTAAAGAAGCTAAACGGTCTGTCGGCATCTTTTTAGTTGCGATAGCCATCATAGTCACCTATGCTACCCTTATTTCCAAGAAAGTAGGCTTGATTGAAAATCCTACAATTCCGCGCAATGAGGCAATCATGGCAGTTATGCTCTTGGCAGCTACGGTTATTGCATTGATTTGTAAACTCAAAATGGCCGATATCCCAAGCATGTCAACTTTTAAATCTGGCATGAGTGCAGCGATTTGTGTATTGGGCGTAGCATGGTTGGGCGACACTTTTGTCAGTAACCATATTGAAGAAATCAAAGAAGCAGCCGGAGGTATGCTTAACCAATACTCCTGGTTACTTGCTGTAGTTTTATTCTTTGCCAGTATGCTATTGTATTCTCAAGCTGCCACTACAACGGCTTTAATGCCAGCAGCTTTGGCGTTAGGGGTTAGTCCCATAGCAGCTATAGCCTCATTTGCAGCGGTAAGTGCTTTGTTTGTCTTACCTACCTACCCTACCCTTTTGGCAGCGGTAGAAATGGATGATACTGGGACTACTAAAATTGGCAAATACGTCTTCAATCATTCTTTCATTGTGCCAGGAACCGTTACCATAGCGTCAAGCGTAATCTTTGGATTTCTAATCGGAAGTATCGTTTTATAA
- the aspA gene encoding aspartate ammonia-lyase has translation MKTRKETDLLGDLEISNEYYYGIHTQRALNNFKISNSKIGDFPIFVKGLMLTKKACAAANKEIGTIPADKADMIIQACDHILNDLEKYAVFFPSDVFQGGAGTSVNMNANEVIANVALELNGHEKGSYDILHPNDHVNKSQSTNDAYPTAFRVAVYYYMNQLLERINILTTSLDKKAAAFKNVLKMGRTQLQDAVPMSLGDEFGAWSTNLKEETKNLKHCRDLILEVNLGATAIGTGVNAPDGYSELAIGYLQQYTKASFVRAENLIEATSDCGAYVMISGALKRTGVKLSKICNDLRLLSSGPRCGLNEINLPEMQAGSSIMPAKVNPVIPEVANQVCFKIIGNDVTISFAAEAGQLQLNVMEPVIAQCMFESVELLSNACVTLAEKCIDGITANEEHTKQMVFNSVGIITFLNPYIGHHMGDVLGKEAVATGKNIRELVLEKELLSEQELDKILSVENLMNPKYTATLHK, from the coding sequence ATGAAAACTAGAAAAGAAACAGATTTATTGGGAGATTTAGAAATTTCCAATGAATACTATTACGGTATTCACACGCAAAGAGCCTTAAACAATTTCAAAATTTCGAACTCCAAAATTGGTGACTTTCCAATATTTGTAAAAGGATTGATGTTAACGAAGAAAGCCTGCGCTGCAGCTAATAAGGAGATTGGAACTATTCCGGCCGATAAAGCGGATATGATTATACAGGCCTGTGACCACATTCTAAATGATTTGGAAAAGTATGCCGTGTTCTTCCCTTCTGATGTTTTTCAGGGCGGTGCCGGAACTTCGGTAAACATGAATGCAAATGAAGTCATTGCAAACGTGGCTTTAGAACTAAATGGTCATGAAAAGGGAAGTTATGACATTTTACATCCCAACGACCATGTGAATAAATCGCAGTCAACCAATGATGCCTACCCTACCGCATTTCGTGTTGCAGTGTATTATTATATGAACCAATTGTTGGAACGTATTAATATACTGACCACTAGTCTTGACAAAAAAGCAGCTGCTTTTAAGAACGTCCTTAAAATGGGAAGAACCCAACTTCAGGATGCCGTACCCATGTCACTCGGAGATGAATTTGGAGCATGGTCTACCAACTTGAAGGAGGAAACAAAAAACTTAAAACATTGTCGTGACCTTATTTTAGAAGTCAATCTAGGAGCTACCGCGATCGGAACCGGGGTGAACGCTCCAGATGGGTATTCTGAATTGGCAATCGGGTACTTGCAACAGTATACCAAAGCAAGTTTTGTGAGGGCCGAGAATTTGATAGAGGCTACTTCTGACTGCGGTGCCTATGTGATGATATCGGGAGCCCTTAAAAGAACAGGCGTAAAACTATCAAAAATATGTAATGACCTGCGACTACTTTCTTCTGGACCGCGTTGTGGACTGAATGAAATCAACCTACCCGAAATGCAGGCAGGTTCTTCCATCATGCCTGCCAAGGTGAATCCGGTAATTCCTGAGGTCGCGAATCAAGTTTGTTTTAAAATAATTGGGAATGATGTCACCATTTCTTTTGCTGCCGAAGCTGGGCAATTGCAATTGAATGTCATGGAGCCTGTAATCGCACAATGTATGTTCGAGTCCGTTGAACTACTTTCCAACGCTTGTGTTACCCTCGCTGAAAAATGTATTGATGGAATCACGGCCAATGAGGAGCACACGAAGCAAATGGTATTCAATTCCGTTGGAATCATCACTTTTTTAAATCCGTATATCGGGCATCATATGGGTGATGTTTTAGGAAAAGAGGCTGTTGCTACAGGAAAAAATATTAGGGAATTGGTTCTTGAAAAAGAGCTCCTTTCCGAACAAGAATTGGATAAAATATTGAGTGTAGAAAACCTCATGAATCCAAAGTATACGGCAACACTACACAAATAA
- a CDS encoding type II asparaginase — protein sequence MRALKLKMIAFLMAVAMTTMGFAQDTALPNVKILATGGTIAGSASSATSGSYSAGQVGIQTMINAVPGIKKIADVSGEQIANVGSQDMSVEIWLKLANRINELLASDDVDGIVITHGTDTQEETAYFLSLVVKSDKPVVTTGSMRSSTSISAEGPLNLYNAVAIAADSQSKGKGVMVSLNDQIHAARDVSKMNTTNVNSFQSPIKGMLGGVFYGRLGFFREPNTKFGNSSKFSIEGIEKLPRVDIIYAYADMSPDLIDMHVKAGAKGIVIAGVGNGNMTDAILKAAKKAYEEHGVIVVRSTRAATGWVLRDNEFKDDDYHTVASGDLNPAKARILLMLALSNGEKLSEMQNLFDTY from the coding sequence ATGAGAGCATTAAAATTGAAAATGATAGCTTTCCTGATGGCAGTGGCTATGACTACTATGGGTTTCGCCCAAGACACAGCACTTCCCAATGTTAAAATTCTAGCAACAGGAGGCACTATAGCCGGCTCAGCCTCGTCGGCAACTTCAGGGAGTTATTCAGCAGGTCAAGTAGGCATTCAAACCATGATTAATGCCGTACCTGGAATCAAAAAAATCGCAGATGTTTCAGGAGAGCAAATTGCTAATGTCGGTTCGCAAGATATGTCCGTCGAAATATGGTTGAAGTTGGCGAATCGAATTAATGAATTACTGGCTTCCGATGATGTAGACGGCATCGTGATTACCCATGGTACCGATACCCAAGAAGAGACTGCTTATTTTTTGAGTTTGGTAGTTAAAAGTGATAAGCCCGTGGTTACTACCGGTTCTATGCGCTCTTCCACTTCGATAAGTGCTGAAGGCCCATTAAATCTATACAATGCGGTCGCTATAGCTGCCGATTCCCAATCTAAAGGAAAAGGAGTTATGGTTTCACTGAATGACCAAATTCACGCTGCTCGCGATGTAAGCAAAATGAATACCACCAATGTGAATAGTTTTCAATCGCCTATTAAAGGAATGTTAGGTGGAGTATTCTATGGTAGACTAGGCTTTTTTCGTGAACCCAACACCAAATTTGGAAACTCGAGTAAATTTTCAATAGAAGGGATTGAAAAGCTACCTCGTGTAGACATTATTTATGCCTATGCGGATATGTCTCCAGATTTAATCGATATGCATGTGAAGGCCGGAGCTAAAGGTATCGTAATCGCAGGGGTCGGTAATGGCAACATGACCGATGCAATTTTAAAAGCAGCGAAAAAAGCTTATGAAGAGCATGGGGTAATAGTAGTAAGAAGTACTCGTGCAGCAACTGGATGGGTGTTACGAGATAATGAATTTAAAGACGACGATTATCACACGGTTGCGTCTGGGGATTTAAATCCTGCTAAAGCGAGAATCTTATTAATGTTGGCACTTTCAAACGGTGAAAAACTGAGTGAAATGCAAAATCTTTTTGATACGTATTAA
- a CDS encoding succinate dehydrogenase cytochrome b subunit gives MAINQLFFRKTIIAGTGLFLCIFLVVHLSANCILLLPEETARGLYNSYSTTLRESPLIKIVAYLLYLSIILHVVYALLITIRNRKAKPQKYVMNSSKENSTWTSQNMGLIGTMILLFIVVHLANFWARIKLGMGEVVSLDAAGNVDVYEVTSSLFHNIYYVIFYTVLVIPLALHLHHGFKSAFKTLGFYHRKGLRIVAKIALVYAIIMGIGFGIIPFIVYLK, from the coding sequence ATGGCAATTAATCAATTGTTTTTTAGAAAAACCATTATTGCGGGTACAGGCTTGTTCTTGTGTATTTTCCTAGTGGTTCACTTGTCGGCGAATTGTATTTTATTACTTCCGGAAGAAACGGCAAGAGGTTTATATAATTCGTATTCGACCACTTTGCGCGAAAGTCCATTGATAAAAATTGTTGCCTATTTGTTATACCTATCCATTATTCTTCATGTAGTGTATGCACTGCTGATTACCATCAGAAACAGAAAAGCAAAGCCACAAAAATATGTAATGAACAGTTCGAAGGAGAATAGCACATGGACTTCACAAAACATGGGACTCATCGGCACCATGATTCTTCTTTTTATTGTAGTACACCTTGCCAATTTTTGGGCCCGTATTAAACTAGGCATGGGAGAAGTGGTAAGCTTAGATGCCGCTGGTAATGTAGATGTCTACGAGGTAACCAGTAGCTTATTCCATAATATCTATTATGTCATTTTCTATACCGTATTGGTAATTCCATTAGCGTTGCATCTGCATCATGGCTTCAAAAGCGCTTTTAAAACCCTTGGGTTCTATCATAGAAAAGGACTTCGTATTGTTGCTAAGATAGCATTGGTCTATGCCATCATTATGGGTATAGGTTTTGGAATCATACCTTTTATTGTTTATCTGAAATAG
- a CDS encoding fumarate reductase/succinate dehydrogenase flavoprotein subunit: MKLDAKIPEGKLQDKWQNYQVKSQLINPANKKKLNVIVVGSGLSGAGAASTLAELGYDIKCFCYQDSARRAHSVAAQGGINAAKNYQHDGDSVWRMFYDTLKGGDFRSREANTYRLAELSAPLIDHYVQQGVPFAREYGGTLVNRSFGGVQVQRTFYARGQTGQQLLMAAYSQLYKMVRAKKVEMFPRSEMLDLVVIDGKAKGIIVRDLVTGALKRYAADAVVLATGGYSRVFRLSTLAIGCNGSALWKAHKKGAFFGAPSFTQIHPTALPQSSEAQSKLTLMSESLRNDGRIWVPKQKDDPRKANDIPEEERDYYLERRYPSFGNLAPRDIASRAAKERIDAGFGVGRLKNAVYLDFKHAIERFGLETIKDRYGNLFKMYKKITGIDAYKEPMQISPAAHFSMGGLWVDYELMTTVPGLYAVGECNFSDHGANRLGANSLLQASVDGYFILPNTINNYLANEIKADHPTIEHPAFDKAEQEVKSNIERVLAINGTKTVDHFHRELGKVMWQECAMSRNKAGLEKAIQQIKEIRNAFWSDVKVTGDSNELNTELEKALRLADFIELGILMCTDALERDESCGAHFREEYQTEEGEAVRVDEAYSYVSAWEYDSGDFKLHKEALEFEYVKPSVRSYK, encoded by the coding sequence ATGAAATTAGACGCAAAAATTCCAGAAGGAAAACTTCAAGATAAATGGCAAAATTATCAAGTGAAATCACAACTGATAAACCCTGCCAATAAAAAGAAACTCAATGTTATTGTAGTTGGCTCAGGACTATCCGGAGCCGGTGCGGCATCGACATTGGCCGAATTGGGCTATGATATCAAATGCTTTTGCTATCAAGATTCAGCCAGGCGCGCACATTCCGTAGCAGCGCAAGGTGGTATCAATGCTGCCAAGAACTATCAACACGATGGGGATAGCGTTTGGCGCATGTTTTATGATACCTTAAAAGGAGGTGATTTTCGTTCTAGGGAAGCTAATACCTATCGACTTGCCGAACTTTCAGCACCACTAATTGACCATTATGTGCAACAAGGCGTACCCTTTGCTCGGGAGTACGGCGGAACTTTGGTCAATCGAAGTTTCGGTGGGGTCCAAGTACAAAGAACCTTTTATGCAAGAGGGCAAACCGGACAACAATTATTGATGGCCGCCTATTCACAGCTGTATAAAATGGTACGCGCCAAAAAGGTGGAAATGTTCCCACGTAGCGAGATGTTAGACCTTGTGGTAATTGACGGAAAAGCAAAAGGGATTATCGTTCGTGATTTAGTTACTGGCGCACTCAAACGTTATGCAGCTGATGCTGTCGTTTTGGCAACCGGTGGATATTCTCGGGTTTTCAGGTTATCTACCTTAGCTATTGGCTGTAACGGTAGTGCCTTATGGAAAGCCCATAAAAAGGGCGCATTTTTTGGCGCTCCGAGTTTTACACAAATACACCCAACCGCTTTACCGCAATCCAGCGAAGCACAATCAAAGCTTACCCTGATGTCCGAATCCTTGCGGAACGACGGAAGAATCTGGGTGCCAAAGCAAAAGGACGACCCACGAAAAGCCAATGACATTCCGGAAGAGGAACGGGATTATTATTTGGAACGACGCTATCCTAGTTTTGGGAATTTGGCTCCTCGAGATATTGCATCACGTGCTGCCAAAGAGCGTATAGATGCAGGTTTTGGAGTGGGAAGGTTAAAGAATGCCGTGTATCTCGATTTCAAACATGCCATTGAAAGATTCGGTTTGGAAACTATAAAAGACCGCTATGGCAACCTATTTAAGATGTACAAAAAGATTACCGGTATTGATGCTTACAAAGAACCGATGCAAATTTCTCCTGCAGCACATTTCTCTATGGGCGGACTGTGGGTAGATTATGAATTGATGACTACCGTTCCTGGATTATATGCCGTTGGAGAATGTAATTTCTCTGACCATGGTGCCAATCGATTAGGTGCCAACTCCTTGTTACAAGCAAGTGTAGACGGGTATTTTATACTTCCCAATACCATCAATAATTATTTGGCCAATGAAATTAAGGCAGACCATCCTACCATAGAACACCCAGCGTTTGATAAAGCTGAACAGGAAGTAAAATCGAATATCGAACGTGTTCTCGCCATAAACGGCACAAAGACAGTAGACCATTTTCATAGGGAATTAGGTAAGGTCATGTGGCAAGAATGTGCCATGAGCCGAAATAAAGCAGGTTTGGAAAAAGCTATTCAGCAGATAAAGGAAATTCGAAATGCTTTTTGGAGCGATGTAAAAGTTACTGGAGACAGTAATGAATTGAATACAGAACTGGAGAAAGCATTGCGATTGGCCGATTTCATTGAACTAGGAATTTTGATGTGCACGGATGCCCTTGAACGAGACGAGTCTTGTGGAGCTCATTTTCGTGAAGAATATCAAACCGAGGAGGGCGAAGCCGTTCGGGTAGACGAAGCATATTCCTATGTATCTGCTTGGGAATATGACAGCGGAGATTTCAAACTGCACAAAGAAGCACTGGAATTCGAATACGTAAAACCATCGGTAAGAAGTTATAAATAG
- a CDS encoding succinate dehydrogenase/fumarate reductase iron-sulfur subunit, whose amino-acid sequence MQVTFKIWRQEGPKDKGAIRAYEVDGLTEDMSFLEALDHLNELLVLKDEKVIAFEYDCREGICGQCGVFINGRAHGPHDNMTTCQLHMRSFKDGDTIVVEPWRAASFPVIKDLIVDRSAFDRIIEQGAFISAKTGTAPEANAIPIPKEVSDRAMDAAACIGCGACVATCKNSSAALFTSAKINHLNGLPQGHAEEHKRVAEMTYQMEIEGFGSCTFTGACEVECPEGISIINIAEMNARVTKSKVLG is encoded by the coding sequence ATGCAAGTAACATTCAAAATTTGGAGACAGGAAGGCCCAAAAGATAAAGGTGCCATTAGAGCCTATGAAGTGGATGGTTTAACTGAGGATATGTCTTTTCTTGAGGCATTGGACCATTTGAACGAACTACTTGTTCTTAAAGATGAAAAGGTAATCGCATTTGAATACGACTGCCGTGAAGGAATCTGTGGGCAATGTGGGGTTTTTATCAATGGTCGTGCCCATGGTCCGCATGATAATATGACCACCTGTCAGTTGCACATGCGTAGTTTTAAAGATGGTGATACTATTGTAGTAGAACCGTGGCGTGCTGCTTCTTTTCCTGTAATTAAAGACTTGATTGTAGACCGTTCGGCCTTCGATCGGATTATTGAGCAAGGCGCATTTATTAGTGCAAAAACTGGTACGGCGCCGGAGGCAAATGCCATCCCCATTCCAAAAGAGGTCTCCGACAGGGCAATGGATGCTGCTGCGTGTATAGGCTGCGGAGCCTGCGTAGCTACGTGTAAAAATTCTTCGGCTGCCCTTTTTACTTCGGCCAAAATCAATCACTTAAATGGTTTACCACAAGGCCATGCAGAAGAGCACAAACGGGTTGCCGAGATGACCTATCAAATGGAAATCGAAGGTTTTGGCAGCTGTACGTTTACCGGTGCATGTGAAGTGGAATGTCCTGAGGGAATTTCCATTATAAATATTGCAGAAATGAATGCAAGAGTTACGAAGTCAAAAGTACTTGGATAG
- a CDS encoding porin, which translates to MKKSFATYGKAIILIVALLLLQGMKAQAQQDKKDDTNWIDEITSRVTPYGSLRIGAGFAEEGEIGIANNAPRIGIKLKHALSKNEADNFNVIGGIELGLNLVSRDETVEFAVDPGAGIAQVGDAVFARLGYAGFSYQDLEFTFGKQNSVYYQLGANQIDKFSAFGGAAIGVWNISDGGVSGTGRANQLLKLTYANSGLKIGVQGQARNISVNSKSLDTYGFGASYTIDGFAIGLGYNRVLDGVEDPLPNQAKDGDEAFVTSASYEKNRFSIAASYASLKQHQRLGDDFYDASGVEFYLGYVFSKNERWKVAGGFNYLTPDDNEGLGDFNTAFAIGEVSYTFKKSSKIFAATKIDQSKTTTGNRRNQSVFGIGIKFDF; encoded by the coding sequence ATGAAGAAATCATTCGCTACATACGGAAAAGCAATAATACTGATTGTTGCTCTGCTTCTATTACAAGGAATGAAAGCGCAGGCACAGCAAGATAAGAAAGATGACACGAATTGGATTGATGAAATTACCTCTAGGGTTACTCCCTATGGAAGTCTCAGAATAGGTGCTGGTTTTGCTGAAGAAGGTGAAATCGGTATTGCAAATAATGCTCCCAGAATTGGTATCAAACTGAAACATGCACTATCTAAAAATGAGGCTGATAATTTCAATGTCATTGGTGGAATAGAATTGGGTCTAAACCTAGTCTCAAGAGATGAAACCGTTGAATTTGCCGTTGACCCAGGGGCTGGAATTGCACAAGTAGGTGATGCGGTCTTCGCAAGGTTGGGTTATGCCGGTTTCTCCTATCAAGATTTGGAATTTACTTTCGGGAAGCAAAATTCAGTGTATTACCAATTGGGTGCTAATCAAATAGATAAATTTTCGGCATTCGGTGGAGCCGCCATAGGTGTGTGGAATATTTCTGACGGTGGTGTTTCAGGAACAGGAAGAGCCAATCAACTTTTAAAACTAACGTATGCCAATTCAGGTTTGAAAATTGGTGTTCAAGGTCAGGCACGGAATATTTCCGTAAACAGTAAATCTTTGGATACTTATGGTTTCGGAGCCAGTTATACGATTGACGGATTTGCAATTGGCCTAGGGTACAATAGAGTACTTGATGGCGTTGAAGACCCATTGCCTAATCAGGCCAAAGATGGAGATGAGGCGTTCGTAACATCAGCCTCCTATGAAAAAAATCGTTTTTCAATTGCGGCTTCCTACGCCAGTTTAAAACAGCACCAAAGGTTAGGAGATGATTTCTATGATGCATCGGGAGTCGAGTTTTATCTGGGCTATGTCTTTTCCAAGAACGAACGTTGGAAGGTCGCCGGAGGGTTCAACTATTTAACTCCTGATGATAATGAAGGACTAGGTGATTTTAATACTGCTTTTGCCATTGGTGAAGTCAGTTATACCTTTAAAAAATCAAGTAAAATATTTGCCGCTACCAAGATTGACCAAAGTAAAACGACTACTGGTAATAGAAGAAATCAAAGTGTTTTCGGCATTGGGATAAAGTTTGATTTTTAA
- a CDS encoding trimeric intracellular cation channel family protein, with product MGFFDVLDILGTIAFAISGALMAIKREMDVFGIFIVAFVTALGGGILRDVFIGNTPVWWMGHFYVVHFVSISVFLAIVFRNKIYFLVKSLFIFDTIGLAIFTISGVQIGVSANLDPAVSVVLGIMTGCFGGVIRDILCNEIPIIFRKEIYALASLAGGICFIILYSLNFDKNISYISTILLVVVIRVFAVRFGIGLPTYSIKKSKN from the coding sequence ATGGGTTTTTTCGATGTTCTCGATATTCTAGGTACGATAGCTTTTGCAATATCAGGCGCATTAATGGCCATTAAACGCGAAATGGATGTTTTTGGCATCTTTATAGTTGCCTTCGTCACGGCTTTGGGTGGAGGCATTCTAAGAGATGTATTTATAGGCAATACCCCAGTTTGGTGGATGGGGCACTTTTATGTGGTTCATTTTGTAAGCATCTCTGTTTTTTTGGCTATCGTTTTCCGAAATAAAATATACTTTTTGGTGAAATCCCTTTTTATATTCGACACCATAGGCCTTGCCATATTTACCATTAGTGGGGTTCAAATTGGAGTTTCCGCTAACCTTGATCCCGCTGTAAGCGTCGTACTCGGAATTATGACAGGATGTTTTGGAGGGGTTATTCGTGATATCTTATGTAACGAGATTCCGATTATTTTTCGAAAGGAAATCTATGCCTTGGCCTCACTTGCCGGAGGTATATGTTTCATCATTTTGTACTCCTTGAATTTCGACAAAAACATATCCTATATAAGTACGATTTTACTAGTGGTTGTCATACGTGTTTTCGCAGTACGGTTTGGTATTGGACTCCCAACCTATTCCATCAAAAAAAGTAAAAATTGA
- a CDS encoding acyloxyacyl hydrolase codes for MIRFFTVALLFSFYITNAQNIVTQEIPNKFRSIEVKSNYGSYLYTGTALSEAGFLDAGYGAINVKIGWQSNNTESWAGYYKYPTYGIGLYSGFLGNAQVFGNPSAVYGFMDFPIGNPNRRNKFSIEPALGITYNLQEYNAEENPINDAFGARAAVYFGLDFGFEYRFTRELDLTYGFDFTHFSNGSSYQPNLGLNLFGINLGIKYNYNAAQRMVDNDPYTKNLVQARFKSPEKTKLTKINENSISLYLAGGGKQTDEDGGTDRQFGVFSGVLDYEHRFNAIHGVTGGFDFFYDNTFQEFDKAAERTSIGIHAGYDFNFWKLVIKAQLGTYLTDDLGKGAFFMRPAIRYNLNNTFFAQMGLKTLDGGAADYIEFGIGFKPFKW; via the coding sequence ATGATTAGATTTTTTACCGTTGCCCTCCTTTTTTCTTTTTACATTACGAACGCTCAAAATATAGTCACTCAGGAAATTCCAAATAAATTCCGCTCCATTGAAGTGAAATCCAACTATGGCAGTTACCTATACACTGGAACGGCCTTAAGTGAGGCAGGATTCTTAGATGCGGGCTACGGGGCAATCAATGTAAAAATAGGGTGGCAATCGAACAATACGGAAAGTTGGGCTGGTTATTATAAGTACCCCACTTATGGAATTGGTTTGTATTCGGGATTTTTGGGGAACGCGCAGGTTTTTGGAAACCCGAGCGCCGTATACGGGTTTATGGATTTCCCAATCGGCAATCCGAACCGGCGAAATAAATTCAGTATAGAACCTGCCTTAGGTATTACCTATAATCTGCAAGAATACAATGCGGAAGAAAACCCTATAAATGATGCTTTTGGTGCTAGAGCTGCAGTTTACTTTGGATTGGATTTTGGGTTTGAATATCGCTTTACAAGAGAGTTGGATTTAACTTATGGGTTCGACTTTACCCATTTTAGTAATGGTAGCAGCTATCAACCGAATTTAGGTCTGAATCTATTTGGTATCAATCTTGGCATAAAGTACAATTACAATGCGGCTCAGCGAATGGTAGACAATGACCCTTATACCAAAAATCTGGTTCAAGCTAGATTTAAATCCCCGGAAAAAACCAAACTAACGAAGATTAACGAAAATTCAATATCGTTATATCTTGCGGGAGGCGGGAAACAAACCGATGAAGACGGTGGAACGGACAGACAATTTGGAGTTTTCTCAGGGGTTTTGGACTATGAACATCGCTTCAATGCTATACACGGAGTTACAGGCGGGTTTGACTTCTTTTATGACAATACGTTTCAAGAGTTTGATAAAGCGGCAGAGAGAACTTCCATTGGCATTCATGCTGGCTATGATTTTAATTTTTGGAAACTCGTCATTAAGGCGCAGCTTGGGACTTACCTCACAGATGATTTAGGTAAAGGTGCCTTTTTTATGCGACCCGCCATTCGCTATAATTTGAATAATACCTTCTTTGCCCAAATGGGATTGAAAACCCTTGATGGAGGAGCAGCAGATTATATTGAATTCGGTATAGGGTTTAAACCATTTAAATGGTAG